The sequence ACCAATTTCATCACGTGCTTTAATATCAGGAATGATTTCAAAGTTCTGTGTTTTCACTTTATTGATATGTTTTAAAATTAACATGAGTCTAACAGTAATAGATCTAGTAATCCATACAATAACTAACGTTGGTGGAATTATAATTAAACTAGCTAATAAAATAACAAAATTAGAAGATTCTTTCACTTCCTTGAACACTTCTATATCTGGAATCTCTGCAATGACACTCCATTGTCCAAGAAGAGTATCATCTGTAAAATCCTTTTTTATGACGATGGTCCCTTTAGGCAAATTAAATTGATCATATATAATTTCTGTATATTGCCATTCCATATTCGGATGGGTTGTATATTCAACGCTCCTCTTACTCTTTTCTATTAAATACAAATCGCCATCTACATTTAAATTTGAGAAAATTTGCTCAATAGCTTGTGGACGCAAATCAATTTTTAGTACTTTCTCAACATGATTTTGATCCCTATAATAATCCATTCTACGTACAATGCTGAAGATGTCCTTTTCTCCAAAGGATGATTCAGTTCGAATTAGAATAGGGGTAGAATAAGTACTTTTCTTTATTCTTTTATACCACTCTGCTTTCTCCACCTCAGGAGAAATAAATTCCACACCTCCTGAATAAAGCAGTGTTGGATTGTCTACATAAATTGTAATTTCCTTCACTAATGTATTAATTGGAGTGTAACTGCTGTTTAGTACTCTGCGTAAATAGGAATTATACGCTTCAACATATTCCGCTTCATTGTTTATGTAAGAATACGATAAAGTTTTATTGATCCAAAAATCCGTATAAAATAATGAAGATAGCGATATAGCATGTTCTACTTCTATCTGAAATTCACTTTTCATTTGTTCTATGTTTTTATTAATATCTTTCATTCTTAAATCTTCTACATGATTTGTTGTTACAATATAAAAAATGATATTGGTGAGTAAGATAGGGGTAAACACCGATACGAAAAAAATGATTAACATTTTATTTCTTAAACGAATATGATCTAAACCTAGATTCACACTTACGATCCCCTTTTTTTAAAAATAAATCGTTTTTACTTTATTAGATTACTTCGATATTCTGACGGTGTAATATGCTCAATCTTTTCAAACTGGGTAACGAAATAATCAGGATTATTAAAACCTATCTTTTCAGCAATTTCATAGATTCTATGATCGGTTTGACGTAACAATTTCTTTGCTTCTCTAATTCTCAACTCTAATAAATACTCATTAAAATATAAGCCATATGTTTT comes from Chengkuizengella sediminis and encodes:
- a CDS encoding sensor histidine kinase: MNLGLDHIRLRNKMLIIFFVSVFTPILLTNIIFYIVTTNHVEDLRMKDINKNIEQMKSEFQIEVEHAISLSSLFYTDFWINKTLSYSYINNEAEYVEAYNSYLRRVLNSSYTPINTLVKEITIYVDNPTLLYSGGVEFISPEVEKAEWYKRIKKSTYSTPILIRTESSFGEKDIFSIVRRMDYYRDQNHVEKVLKIDLRPQAIEQIFSNLNVDGDLYLIEKSKRSVEYTTHPNMEWQYTEIIYDQFNLPKGTIVIKKDFTDDTLLGQWSVIAEIPDIEVFKEVKESSNFVILLASLIIIPPTLVIVWITRSITVRLMLILKHINKVKTQNFEIIPDIKARDEIGQLSIQFNRMTLTIKSLIDDVYKADIQKKNLELQQRQAQLNALHSQINPHFLFNALETIRMRSLMKDEKETANIIQNMAKMLRTSLVWKMDKVTVKQELELIYCFLEIQKYRFEQKLDYHIQIDDAAYDCAIPKMTYLTFIENASIHGIEPLKHGGRIDLKISIEENELVFLLQDNGMGMNKEKLSQLNQYMHSKKDMGDRVGIQNVIYRLKLYYEEQFEMVIASEEGKGTRIQIRLPIDKEMKTLNEHC